The DNA sequence ATTTGCTTACCATTTTTACCATCAGCAAGATCAGGATCAATCCAAAGGAACCCACAACGGCAGGCAGGGAAACAAACAAACCCGCTTTCAGGAAGTAAAAGGGGGTGAGGAAGGCAAAGGCAGCGGCCCGGATGCGCTGCAAAAGTTCTTTTTCCTTCTGAAAGAAACCCGCCAGGGCCAGGCCCAGCAGGTAGGCCGGCAAAACCGCTTCGCTGTTGGCCTTGCCGGCCAGCCCTCCCAGCAACAGCAGGGCAAAAAGCACGTATTTTACCTCAATCTGGCTGACCTGGCGGCCGAATCTCTCCTGAAAGGCGGGTGTGATTTTGGGCATTAAGAACAGCACAATCGCGGTGGCCGCAATAAAGATGAGCATCCAGTAGTCATAGTTGGCAAAGAGTATACCCAGGGCCAGCACCGTGCCCAGGTCGTTAATAAAACAGGCGGCCAGGATGATTTGCCCCAGTTCCGTTTCGTTCAGGCGAGTTTCCACCATGACCGCGTAAACTATGGCCACGGAAGTGGTGGAAAGGGCGATGCCGGCAATCTGCGCCGCCTGCAGGTTCCACCCGGCCACGTAGTAGGCATAGGCAAAAGCCCCCAGGAAGGGGAAAAGAAAACCTACCACACCCAGGGAAACGCTTTCCTTGAACTTGCTTTTCAGCACCGCCGGATCCACTTCGGCCCCGGCCAGAAAGGTAAGGACAATGGCACCCAGCCCGGCCAGGAAATTAACCCAGGTATTTACCTCCAGCCCAAGGTAGTTACCACCAATTACCCCCACCATGATCTCCACCATGGCCACAGATATACCGGTACGTACAGAAATCAACCCGGCGGCCAGGGCCAGCCCAATCCAGGTAGCCGCCACAAGCCACGTGTTCAAAGAAAATACCTCCTTTTCTCGCTAAATTGCATTATAAAAGCTCCTACCGGAAACCCCGCGGGATTCTGGTAGGAGCTATTAGCCTGGAAAAGGCAATTTAAGGCGAGCTCCATCGCCTGGTTGGATATATCTGACGAAAGTATATTAGCATGTTCAGCCAGAAGGTGTCAATAAGAAACTACTTGATACGGACACAGGATCACTCTGCTATTTTACAGCCAGGAAAAACAGGTACAGGAGTAATAAAATCACCGGCTGGTGTACCAGGTAGATGGTCAGCGAATGCCGGCCCAGGAATAGTAATGACCGGCCCAGCGGGTGGAAGGGCAGGGGAGAATGGGGAAAAAGGCTTCGTTTAGAGGGGTAAAACATTTGCCCCAGGGCCATGCCCCACAGGAACACCCCAAACCAGGGGAGAAGGGGGTAATAGTCCACGGAAAAGAAGTCCTCCCTCACCAGGCCCAGCCAGGCCAGCCAGTTGTGGGGCCAGGTAAGGGTGCCGGTATAGTGTCCGGCCAGCAGGATAAGGGCGCCCAGGACCGTTAGAACCGGTGAAGGCAGTCCCATGAAAAGGGGGGCCAGGATCATGCTTGTCCCCAGGAATTGCAGGATGCCGAAGATGATGTTGCTCCCGGGGAGCGCCACCCCGGTAACTATATAAATGATGAACCCCCACAGGAGGATTTTTATACCCCGCCGCAGGTTATTGGTGCTGAAGAAAGAGCTTAT is a window from the Desulfofundulus luciae genome containing:
- a CDS encoding heparan-alpha-glucosaminide N-acetyltransferase, with amino-acid sequence MKPTASASTVKEKIKAKPINRIWEIDLFRGVALLLMVTFHLLYDLAEFHHLPLDYQKGLIYYTGKGAAILFILIAGISSFFSTNNLRRGIKILLWGFIIYIVTGVALPGSNIIFGILQFLGTSMILAPLFMGLPSPVLTVLGALILLAGHYTGTLTWPHNWLAWLGLVREDFFSVDYYPLLPWFGVFLWGMALGQMFYPSKRSLFPHSPLPFHPLGRSLLFLGRHSLTIYLVHQPVILLLLYLFFLAVK
- a CDS encoding cation:proton antiporter; the protein is MNTWLVAATWIGLALAAGLISVRTGISVAMVEIMVGVIGGNYLGLEVNTWVNFLAGLGAIVLTFLAGAEVDPAVLKSKFKESVSLGVVGFLFPFLGAFAYAYYVAGWNLQAAQIAGIALSTTSVAIVYAVMVETRLNETELGQIILAACFINDLGTVLALGILFANYDYWMLIFIAATAIVLFLMPKITPAFQERFGRQVSQIEVKYVLFALLLLGGLAGKANSEAVLPAYLLGLALAGFFQKEKELLQRIRAAAFAFLTPFYFLKAGLFVSLPAVVGSFGLILILLMVKMVSKFIGIWPLTRLFRYKHREGMYTTLLMCTGLTFGTISALFGLSHNFINQQQYTVLVTVVIASGVIPTIIAQAFFRPRVEAAEAGDVVSISERRPVPEE